In Zingiber officinale cultivar Zhangliang chromosome 1A, Zo_v1.1, whole genome shotgun sequence, a genomic segment contains:
- the LOC122038504 gene encoding uncharacterized protein LOC122038504 produces the protein MSTQSSKVGSVGGNSIGCSGSGESKGKGTLHGFVSSEPRQTTLNSTYKKDLLVDVKRRVGRFIYSVALPFNVVNDPYWLPMVEGIEEYGRGFKPPSMHELRTWILKAEVDGINLIYEEHKKAWKKYGCIIMSDGWTDGKNRSLIYFLVNSPTGTFFLKSIDASTSIKNGELIFKYLDDVVDEVGEENVIQIVTDNASNCIKAGKKIMETRHRIWWTPCAAHCIDLMLEDIAKLKIFSNTIEQDKMVVKFLYGHGTIVSLMRKYTNGKEILRPAVTRFATSFLTLQSMYKVKRPLEQMFASEDWVSSPLSQTTQGKVVKRIVINDPNFWPHVAFGVKSVVPLVSVLRKVDSEERSIMGYIYELMDKAKETIKFNCGGVDRKYKPIWKKLIHDGLHNFIILYTRSGTI, from the coding sequence ATGAGTACACAATCATCAAAAGTTGGAAGTGTAGGAGGAAATTCAATTGGATGTTCTGGTAGTGGTGAATCAAAAGGTAAAGGTACCCTTCATGGATTTGTTAGTTCTGAACCTCGACAAACAACTCTAAATTCGACATACAAAAAAGATTTACTGGTTGATGTGAAGCGTAGAGTTGGTCGTTTTATATACTCTGTCGCACTTCCGTTTAATGTTGTGAATGATCCTTATTGGTTGCCTATGGTTGAGGGCATTGAGGAATATGGAAGAGGGTTCAAGCCTCCTTCAATGCATGAGTTAAGAACTTGGATACTTAAAGCTGAGGTTGACGGCATCAACCTAATATATGAGGAGCATAAAAAAGCATGGAAAAAATATGGATGCATTATTATGTCCGATGGTTGGACGGATGGaaagaatagaagtttgatttattttttggtAAATAGTCCCACTGgcactttctttttgaaatctaTTGATGCATCAACTTCTATTAAAAATGGGGAACTGATCTTTAAATATCTTGATGATGTTGTTGATGAGGTGGGAGAGGaaaatgtaattcaaattgtcaCGGATAATGCTTCGAATTGCATTAAGGCGGGGAAAAAAATTATGGAGACTAGACATAGAATTTGGTGGACACCTTGTGCGGCGCATTGCATTGATCTAATGTTGGAGGATATTGCAAAGTTGAAGATTTTTTCTAATACAATTGAGCAAGATAAGATGGTTGTGAAGTTCCTTTACGGTCATGGGACTATAGTTTCTTTGATGAGAAAGTATACAAACGGTAAAGAAATTCTCCGTCCCGCTGTTACTCGCTTTGCTACTTCATTTCTCACTCTTCAGAGTATGTATAAGGTTAAAAGGCCACTTGAACAAATGTTTGCTTCCGAAGATTGGGTTAGTTCACCACTATCTCAAACAACTCAAGGGAAGGTCGTGAAGAGAATTGTTATTAATGATCCCAACTTTTGGCCACATGTTGCATTTGGTGTTAAGAGTGTTGTTCCTCTTGTAAGTGTGTTAAGGAAAGTTGATTCGGAGGAGAGATCGATCATGGGATATATTTATGAACTTATGGATAAGGCAAAAGAgacaataaaatttaattgtggGGGAGTTGACAGAAAATATAAGCCCATTTGGAAAAAATTGATTCACGATGGACTCCACAACTTCATCATCCTCTACACGCGGTCGGGTACTATTTGA